The DNA region TCCCCTGGGGTGCGATTCAAGGCCGGCGCGGTGATGGACGGCGCCGCCAGGATGCTCCATACCGTGCCTATCCCCGACTTTTGTACGGTCGCGACGTCGCGCCCCAACTGGCTGACGCCGTCCTGGGTGGCACGGCCCCGCTTGGGTTCCACCACCACAGACCGTCCCTGGGCGTCACGCGCGTACAGGTCGATGCCACCGGAATCAATCAGCAACTCGCGGTCCAGCACGGTCAGTCCGGGTTCAATGAGTTCCGGGTGGCGGACCAGGGCGTCCTGCATTTGTTTCACCGAACCAGACAAGGTGAATGACGCCTCGTGCAGATCAAGTGCCAGGTGAGGATGCAGGAAGGTGACGTGCCGAGTTCCTCAGGACTCCGGCGTGACGCATGCAACACGCAGTGACCGTGTTCGACGCGGGCGGAGCGTTCGTCCGTGCGGGGGTGCCAGTTCATGGCTTGAGGCCGATGGGGGCGTGGATCTGGAGGCTGCCGCCGCGTTTGAGTAGCACGAGGGAGGCGCCGATTTCAGCAGTGCTGGTG from Deinococcus humi includes:
- a CDS encoding endonuclease NucS domain-containing protein, with amino-acid sequence MQDALVRHPELIEPGLTVLDRELLIDSGGIDLYARDAQGRSVVVEPKRGRATQDGVSQLGRDVATVQKSGIGTVWSILAAPSITAPALNRTPGDWHSARLAPGLMLLHQRSCPPCSTEQSPPPFKRASQT